Proteins co-encoded in one Haladaptatus sp. ZSTT2 genomic window:
- the hemC gene encoding hydroxymethylbilane synthase: MTTEKTTIRLATRGSDLALRQASIVKTALEDRRHEVELVEVETTGDQLEDALIHQLGKTGAFVRSLDEKVLDGEVDAAVHSMKDMPTEMPENLVVAGVPQRTHPGDVLVTEDGSELNELPQGAVVGTSSLRRKAQLLAERPDLQVEPIRGNVDTRVQKLFATRLQKEHEQRMEAEHARKGNLDNPDYENEYRRNFEQWFNDLSEFEKGVLEYDPEPRYDALVMAEAGLVRSGLDEKVNMKRLPMTSFVPAPGQGAIAVTALDGELGDFLHKKLDHPRTRVETTVERTILAELNGGCIAPIGVTAVVQGAHVHTTVRVLSQDGEDTISVTRDLKIERHPVQARDLAHELADRGARELVEEAKRALDSEE, translated from the coding sequence ATGACTACCGAGAAGACGACGATTCGCCTAGCCACGCGAGGCTCTGACCTTGCGCTGCGACAGGCGAGCATCGTCAAGACGGCGCTCGAAGACCGCCGTCACGAGGTCGAACTCGTGGAGGTGGAGACCACGGGCGACCAACTCGAAGACGCCCTCATCCACCAACTGGGCAAGACGGGCGCGTTCGTCCGCAGTCTGGACGAAAAAGTGCTCGACGGCGAGGTTGACGCCGCCGTCCACTCGATGAAAGACATGCCGACCGAGATGCCTGAAAACCTCGTCGTCGCGGGCGTCCCCCAGCGCACCCACCCCGGCGACGTGCTCGTGACCGAGGACGGGAGCGAGTTGAACGAACTCCCACAGGGCGCGGTGGTCGGCACGTCGAGTCTCCGGCGCAAAGCCCAACTGCTCGCAGAACGCCCGGATCTGCAGGTCGAACCCATCCGCGGCAACGTCGATACTCGCGTCCAGAAGCTGTTTGCCACCCGTTTGCAGAAAGAGCACGAACAGCGCATGGAGGCAGAGCACGCGCGCAAAGGGAATCTCGACAATCCCGACTACGAAAACGAGTACCGCCGGAACTTCGAACAGTGGTTCAACGACCTCTCCGAGTTCGAAAAGGGCGTCCTCGAATACGACCCAGAGCCGCGATACGACGCGCTCGTGATGGCCGAAGCCGGCCTCGTGCGCTCCGGGTTAGACGAGAAAGTCAACATGAAGCGCCTGCCGATGACCTCGTTCGTTCCTGCGCCCGGCCAAGGTGCGATTGCGGTCACCGCCCTCGACGGCGAACTGGGCGACTTCCTCCACAAGAAACTCGACCATCCTCGAACGCGCGTCGAGACGACGGTCGAGCGAACCATTCTCGCTGAACTGAACGGCGGGTGTATCGCGCCGATTGGCGTCACCGCCGTCGTTCAAGGCGCACACGTCCACACGACCGTTCGCGTGCTGAGTCAGGATGGCGAAGACACGATTTCCGTGACCCGCGATTTGAAAATCGAACGCCATCCCGTCCAAGCTCGCGACCTCGCCCACGAACTCGCAGACCGCGGGGCGCGCGAACTCGTCGAGGAAGCAAAGCGCGCGCTCGACAGCGAGGAATAA
- the cobA gene encoding uroporphyrinogen-III C-methyltransferase — translation MTGKVYLVGSGPGDPELMTVKARRLLDVADVVLHDKLPGPEIIDLIPEARREDVGKRAGGEWTPQEYTNNRLVELAREGKTVVRLKGGDPFVFGRGGEEMEHLAENEIPFEIVPGVTSTIGGPGVAGIPVTHRDHASSVSFVTGHEDPTKEESAVNWQALADTGGTIVVVMGVGKLPNYTKALLEAGMAPDTPVALIERATWPDMRVAMGTLDTIVNVRDEEGIKPPAITVIGEVAATREKVKEFLR, via the coding sequence ATGACGGGGAAGGTCTATCTCGTCGGTAGCGGCCCGGGCGACCCCGAGTTGATGACCGTCAAAGCCCGCCGGCTGCTCGATGTAGCCGACGTCGTCCTCCACGACAAACTGCCCGGCCCGGAAATCATCGACCTCATTCCCGAAGCCCGACGCGAGGACGTGGGCAAGCGCGCCGGCGGCGAGTGGACGCCCCAAGAGTACACGAACAACCGGCTGGTCGAACTTGCCCGCGAGGGGAAAACCGTCGTGCGACTCAAAGGTGGCGACCCGTTCGTGTTCGGCCGCGGTGGCGAGGAGATGGAACACCTTGCCGAGAATGAAATTCCGTTCGAAATCGTCCCCGGCGTGACTTCGACGATTGGCGGGCCGGGCGTCGCGGGCATCCCCGTCACCCACCGCGACCACGCCTCAAGCGTTTCGTTCGTCACGGGTCACGAAGACCCGACAAAAGAGGAATCGGCGGTCAACTGGCAGGCGCTCGCGGACACCGGCGGCACCATCGTCGTCGTGATGGGCGTCGGCAAGCTCCCGAACTACACGAAGGCACTGCTGGAAGCGGGCATGGCCCCTGATACTCCCGTCGCACTCATCGAACGCGCGACGTGGCCCGACATGCGCGTGGCGATGGGCACGCTCGACACCATCGTTAACGTGCGCGACGAAGAAGGCATCAAACCGCCCGCAATCACCGTGATTGGTGAAGTCGCCGCGACCCGCGAGAAGGTCAAGGAGTTCCTCCGATGA
- a CDS encoding uroporphyrinogen-III synthase, whose product MIAVFRPDDGRLEAAVKFIESLGADALGDAMLEVRPTGTAPREDGDFTILTSKTGVELANQTGWNAKGTICAVGEGTASRLRDFEYPVHRIPDEFSSAGLVEELAADVDGARVEVARSDHGSPVLTDGLEAAGAYVHETILYELVRPEDAGSSAEAAAAGELSGAIFTSSLMVQNFLDAAEKRGLRSEALAGLNDAVVGVIGEPTKSTAEGLGIAVDVVPEKADFETLARAVIAASAN is encoded by the coding sequence ATGATTGCCGTCTTCCGTCCCGATGACGGCCGCCTTGAGGCCGCCGTCAAATTCATCGAATCGCTCGGCGCAGACGCACTCGGCGACGCCATGCTCGAAGTCCGCCCGACCGGAACCGCTCCCCGCGAGGACGGCGACTTCACGATTCTCACGAGCAAGACCGGCGTCGAACTTGCGAACCAAACGGGCTGGAACGCGAAGGGAACCATCTGCGCGGTTGGCGAGGGAACCGCCAGCCGACTCCGCGACTTCGAGTATCCCGTCCACCGCATCCCCGACGAATTTTCGTCTGCCGGATTGGTCGAAGAACTTGCTGCCGACGTGGACGGCGCGCGCGTCGAAGTCGCCAGAAGCGACCACGGCAGCCCTGTCCTCACCGACGGTCTCGAAGCCGCCGGAGCCTACGTTCACGAGACGATTCTGTACGAACTCGTGCGTCCCGAGGATGCCGGAAGCTCCGCAGAGGCGGCCGCCGCAGGCGAGCTTTCAGGCGCGATTTTTACCTCCTCGCTGATGGTCCAGAACTTCTTGGATGCGGCAGAGAAACGAGGGCTTCGCAGTGAAGCATTGGCAGGCCTGAACGACGCGGTGGTCGGCGTCATTGGCGAACCCACGAAATCGACGGCCGAGGGGCTTGGAATCGCAGTCGACGTAGTGCCTGAAAAGGCGGATTTTGAGACGCTCGCGCGGGCAGTCATCGCGGCGTCTGCAAACTAA
- a CDS encoding DHH family phosphoesterase, which yields MAGPVPELEARAEACADRLREADKVLLASHIDADGLTSAAIASRALERAEVPFETVFKKQLDETEIASIAACDYETVLFTDFGSGQLDAIGAHEEAGDFTPIIADHHQPAETETAFHLNPLLFGLDGASELSGAGAAYVLARALGGEENRDLAALAVVGAVGDMQATDGELLGANANIVAEGVEVGVLDTGTDLTFYGKQTRPLPRLLEYASDVNIPGISNSERGAHNFLSKLDLDLKDGNEWRRWVDLSLDERQTLASALLKHAISRGVPADRIQSLVGTSYTLATEDEGTELRDPSEFSTLLNATARYDRADVGLAVCLGDREGALDRARKLLSNHRRNLSDGLRWVTEEGVNREEHIQWFHAGDRIRETIVGIIAGMAVGADGIDRGVPIFAFADKTDEPEEVKVSARGSPALVRKGLDLSVVIGEAARSVGGDGGGHNVAAGATVPKGKEQAFIAEADRLVGEQLS from the coding sequence ATGGCCGGTCCCGTCCCCGAACTCGAAGCCCGCGCCGAGGCGTGCGCTGACCGTCTCCGCGAGGCGGACAAAGTGCTGCTCGCCTCACACATCGACGCAGACGGACTCACGAGCGCGGCGATAGCCTCGCGCGCGCTCGAACGCGCTGAGGTTCCCTTCGAGACGGTGTTCAAAAAGCAACTGGACGAGACCGAAATCGCCTCGATTGCGGCGTGTGACTACGAGACGGTTCTGTTTACTGACTTCGGCAGCGGGCAACTCGACGCGATTGGCGCTCACGAGGAGGCGGGCGATTTTACGCCGATAATCGCAGACCACCACCAGCCCGCAGAGACCGAGACAGCGTTCCATCTGAATCCGCTGCTGTTCGGGTTGGATGGTGCCTCGGAGCTTTCGGGAGCCGGCGCGGCATACGTGCTCGCGCGGGCATTAGGGGGCGAAGAGAATCGAGACTTGGCCGCCCTCGCCGTGGTCGGCGCGGTAGGCGACATGCAAGCCACCGACGGCGAGTTGCTGGGCGCGAACGCGAACATCGTGGCAGAGGGCGTCGAAGTCGGCGTCCTCGACACCGGCACCGACCTCACCTTTTATGGGAAACAGACGCGCCCACTCCCGAGGCTCCTCGAATACGCGAGCGACGTCAACATCCCCGGGATTTCGAACTCAGAGCGCGGGGCGCACAACTTCCTCTCGAAGCTTGACCTCGACTTGAAAGACGGGAACGAGTGGCGGCGCTGGGTTGACCTGTCGCTCGACGAGCGCCAGACACTTGCGAGTGCGTTGCTCAAACACGCCATCAGCCGTGGCGTGCCCGCAGACCGGATTCAAAGTTTGGTGGGCACGTCCTACACGCTCGCCACAGAGGACGAGGGGACGGAACTGCGCGACCCGAGTGAGTTTTCGACGCTGCTCAACGCCACCGCCCGCTACGACCGCGCAGACGTTGGACTCGCCGTCTGTCTCGGGGACCGCGAAGGGGCGCTCGACCGTGCGCGAAAACTGCTCTCGAATCACCGTCGAAATCTCTCGGATGGTCTGCGCTGGGTCACTGAGGAGGGCGTGAATCGGGAAGAACACATCCAGTGGTTCCACGCGGGCGACCGCATCCGCGAGACGATTGTCGGCATCATCGCGGGGATGGCCGTGGGCGCAGACGGCATCGACCGCGGCGTGCCAATCTTCGCGTTCGCAGACAAAACCGACGAACCCGAGGAGGTGAAGGTTTCTGCGCGCGGGTCGCCCGCGCTCGTCCGCAAGGGACTCGACCTCTCGGTGGTCATTGGCGAGGCTGCGCGGTCGGTCGGCGGCGACGGTGGCGGCCACAACGTCGCGGCGGGTGCGACCGTCCCGAAGGGCAAAGAGCAGGCGTTCATCGCGGAAGCAGACCGATTGGTTGGCGAGCAACTGTCCTGA
- a CDS encoding TIGR00341 family protein, giving the protein MRLVQVFVPSEHRASVEDILDDENIDSISTVEEGTGDGMVFHFPLPPQAVEHVLDRLEEAGIEREEYTVVLNAETVHTPRFSELEEQYIEGTDENDRIASEEIRTKARNMHPNPVTYYAMTVLSALVATAGLLLNSPAIVVGSMVIAPQVGSALTASVGAVLDDRKMFAEGMRAQVYGLALAIVGAAAFGWVLKSAAFMPTALDVETVDQISQRISPGFLSFIVGISAGAAGAFGLATALPASLIGVMIAAALIPAAAAVGIGIAWGYPTVAAGAFVLLIMNAAAINLSGFAVLRYLGYRPGRVENGDIGRPSIGAIAAAVLVVSSLAVAGAVTTQQVSFENTVNSDVENILSQPGYRELELVRVDTSITDAGLLTDKQQVTVVIRRPPDRAYSGLAPAIASAVSQHTDQQVVVEITYVEQERYTQSS; this is encoded by the coding sequence ATGCGTCTCGTACAGGTGTTCGTTCCAAGCGAACATCGGGCTTCCGTCGAGGACATCCTCGACGACGAAAATATCGATTCTATCTCGACAGTCGAAGAGGGAACGGGCGACGGCATGGTCTTTCATTTTCCCCTCCCACCACAGGCGGTCGAGCACGTCTTAGACCGACTCGAAGAAGCCGGGATTGAACGCGAAGAGTACACGGTTGTGTTGAACGCAGAGACGGTGCACACGCCGCGATTCAGCGAGCTCGAAGAACAGTACATCGAGGGAACCGACGAAAACGACCGCATCGCAAGCGAAGAGATTCGGACGAAGGCGCGCAACATGCACCCGAATCCGGTGACGTACTACGCGATGACGGTGCTCTCTGCGCTCGTGGCGACGGCAGGGCTGTTGCTCAACTCACCGGCCATCGTCGTCGGGTCGATGGTCATCGCCCCGCAGGTCGGCTCTGCGCTGACCGCGAGCGTCGGTGCCGTCCTCGACGACCGTAAAATGTTCGCAGAGGGCATGCGCGCGCAGGTGTATGGGCTGGCGCTCGCCATCGTTGGCGCGGCCGCTTTCGGGTGGGTGTTGAAGTCGGCGGCGTTCATGCCAACCGCGCTCGACGTCGAGACGGTCGACCAGATTAGCCAACGCATCTCGCCGGGATTTCTCTCGTTTATCGTCGGTATCAGCGCGGGGGCGGCGGGCGCGTTCGGGCTGGCAACGGCGCTTCCCGCCTCACTCATCGGTGTCATGATTGCTGCCGCGCTCATCCCCGCCGCCGCGGCGGTGGGAATTGGTATTGCGTGGGGGTACCCAACGGTCGCCGCTGGGGCGTTCGTCCTGCTCATCATGAACGCGGCGGCAATCAATCTCTCCGGGTTTGCCGTGTTGCGCTATCTCGGCTACCGGCCGGGTCGGGTCGAAAACGGCGACATCGGGCGACCGTCGATTGGCGCGATTGCGGCGGCCGTCCTTGTCGTGAGTTCGCTCGCCGTCGCCGGAGCCGTGACGACTCAACAGGTTTCGTTCGAGAACACGGTCAACAGCGACGTCGAAAACATCCTGTCACAGCCGGGGTACCGCGAACTCGAACTCGTTCGGGTCGATACGTCGATTACGGACGCAGGACTGCTCACCGACAAGCAGCAAGTCACCGTTGTCATCCGTCGCCCGCCTGACCGGGCGTATTCAGGGTTGGCACCCGCAATCGCGAGTGCCGTCTCACAGCACACGGACCAGCAGGTCGTCGTCGAAATCACCTACGTCGAGCAGGAACGCTACACCCAGTCGTCGTGA
- a CDS encoding histidine phosphatase family protein gives MTVVYFVRHAHSPWLPNREAPRPISAEGHEAAATLATSLAPSPLDTVYSSPYARAVQTVEPIAVDHDHPVEVVADFRERQLTDGPVEAIGETFERAIDAVWADWDFAWPGGESNHEAQARGVSALEALLYAHAGDHVVIGTHGNLLTLMLNHYDDRFDIEFWRNSLSMPDCYRVEFSGGELHSSERLPAGQT, from the coding sequence ATGACCGTCGTCTACTTCGTTCGCCACGCCCACTCTCCGTGGCTTCCCAATCGAGAAGCCCCCCGCCCGATCTCCGCGGAAGGCCACGAGGCCGCCGCCACGCTCGCAACGTCGCTCGCTCCATCTCCACTCGACACAGTTTACTCCAGTCCCTACGCTCGCGCCGTCCAGACGGTCGAACCAATCGCCGTCGACCACGACCATCCCGTCGAGGTTGTTGCCGACTTCCGCGAGCGCCAACTGACCGATGGGCCAGTGGAGGCGATTGGCGAAACCTTCGAGCGCGCAATTGACGCCGTCTGGGCTGACTGGGACTTTGCGTGGCCGGGCGGCGAGTCGAATCACGAGGCACAGGCGCGGGGTGTGTCCGCACTCGAAGCCCTGCTCTACGCCCACGCGGGAGACCACGTCGTCATCGGCACCCACGGCAATCTCCTCACGCTCATGTTGAACCACTACGACGACCGCTTCGACATCGAGTTTTGGCGCAACAGTCTTTCGATGCCGGACTGTTATCGCGTCGAATTCTCAGGCGGTGAGCTGCATTCAAGTGAGCGTCTCCCGGCTGGCCAGACCTGA
- a CDS encoding DUF6789 family protein, giving the protein MNRPLSAIAGGAAGMALLSVMLVMFEVETRSQIGLFDVIARFVGLPGQTALGFILFALAGIFAWPLLFISLENYLPLWPDPAVRGMGFAVAFWVIFIVLGRGSLTGPILLMYGVTTLLAHLAYGFTLGAVYASLSETHP; this is encoded by the coding sequence ATGAACCGACCGTTGAGCGCCATCGCGGGTGGGGCCGCCGGTATGGCCCTGCTTTCGGTGATGCTCGTCATGTTCGAAGTGGAGACGCGGTCGCAAATCGGGCTGTTCGACGTGATTGCTCGATTCGTTGGCCTTCCCGGGCAAACGGCGCTTGGCTTCATCCTGTTTGCCCTCGCGGGCATCTTCGCCTGGCCCCTCCTGTTCATCTCGCTCGAAAATTACCTGCCGCTGTGGCCAGACCCCGCCGTCCGCGGGATGGGCTTTGCCGTCGCCTTCTGGGTCATCTTCATCGTGCTCGGCAGAGGGAGCCTCACAGGCCCCATCTTGCTGATGTATGGCGTCACAACATTGCTTGCCCACCTCGCCTACGGCTTCACGCTCGGCGCAGTGTACGCGAGCCTCTCGGAGACCCACCCATGA